Proteins encoded in a region of the Labrus mixtus chromosome 19, fLabMix1.1, whole genome shotgun sequence genome:
- the fbxo15 gene encoding F-box only protein 15, which translates to MKEMAAAPKAIPSRLRAVRTFKKADKLSPASSRNFLERLPSEILMKILSYLDASALFILGHVSKLLYQHANENTLWKKIYIAEFGKNKKRKPKSVDGLLLRTSREEVRDGALGYWKWLHFRTMAACDMNKWVRRLGLISCHTGLPSQTEQVLRNLHVTWELTVSDKSGQEGTYEPSWSRFCKTSVTLCWSGGGCLPDYRQISTLQLHGVRRIALNCPGLKKPGWSSLMAKVDMQAHTESAQVIGQDRLVELKLLHPGIIIGVWKDQCSVAFIMFTLHFHMLVERSVQGSSVCPYVEPTFNPPFDDIDPEYGLHGYQLHIDLHNTVNEIMSRSFSQLFCRKTQICDGLIQFSAISRADLSQHTPLSGSVTLPWRCEALQGAVENCCIMNLTLLDEFKKPFWCVSSSVSMQPQKMPVSYDYNGEHFLIHYQDSDGQVKMTLVWMEEDKRMLLINLVVCVTVFKVNKYFSQDY; encoded by the exons ATGAAAGAAATGGCAGCTGCTCCAAAAGCAATTCCTTCAAGACTGCGGGCAGTGAGGACgtttaaaaaagcagacaaaTTATCTCCAGCGTCCTCTCGGAACTTTCTAGAAAG ACTGCCTTCTGAGATCCTGATGAAGATTCTGTCATACCTGGATGCCTCTGCTCTCTTCATCCTTGGCCACGTCAGTAAGCTCCTCTATCAGCACGCAAACGAAAA CACTCTATGGAAAAAGATTTACATCGCAGAGTTTGGCAAGAATAAAAAGCGTAAACCTAAATCCGTGGACGGGCTGCTGCTGAGGACATCCAGAGAGGAGGTGCGGGATGGAGCCTTGGGCTACTGGAAGTGGCTTCACTTCCGGACTATGGCCGCTTGTGACATGAACAAGTGGGTAAGACGTCTTGGGCTCATCAGCTGTCACACTGGGCTGCCAAGTCAAACAGAGCAGGTCCTCAG AAACTTGCACGTCACCTGGGAGCTCACAGTCTCTGATAAGTCAGGACAGGAGGGCACATACGAGCCGAGCTGGTCCCGCTTCTGCAAGACTTCTGTGACTCTGTGCTGGAGCGGAGGAGGCTGCCTTCCTGACTACCGGCAGATCTCCACCCTTCAACTGCACGGCGTCAGGAGGATAGCCCTCAACTGCCCGGGCCTAAAGAA ACCTGGCTGGAGTTCCCTCATGGCGAAGGTAGACATGCAGGCTCACACTGAAAGCGCACAGGTCATTGGTCAGGACCGGCTGGTTGAACTGAAGCTGCTGCATCCTGGCATCATCATCGGAGTATGGAAG GACCAGTGCTCTGTTGCCTTCATCATGTTCACCCTCCACTTCCATATGCTGGTGGAAAGAAGCGTCCAGGGGTCTTCTGTTTG CCCCTATGTGGAGCCAACGTTCAACCCCCCTTTTGATGATATAGACCCTGAGTATGGTCTCCATGGTTACCAGCTACACATTGATCTCCACAACACCGTAAATGAGATCATGTCCAGAAGCTTCTCCCAGCTCTTCTGCCGGAAAA CCCAGATCTGTGATGGTCTAATCCAGTTTAGTGCCATTAGCAGGGCAGACTTGTCGCAGCACACACCTCTGTCAGGAAGCGTCACCCTGCCCTGGAGGTGTGAGGCCCTGCAGGGCGCAGTGGAG AATTGCTGCATCATGAATCTGACCCTGCTGGATGAATTCAAGAAACCCTTCTGGTGTGTCAGCTCCTCGGTTTCCATGCAGCCTCAGAAGATGCCTGTCTCCTATGACTACAATGGGGAGCACTTCCTCATCCACTATCAGGACTCAGACGGTCAGGTGAAGATGACACTTGTATGGATGGAGGAAGATAAGCGTATGTTACTCATAAACTTGgttgtttgtgtgactgttttCAAAGTCAACAAATATTTCAGTCAAGATTACTGA